From Streptobacillus canis, a single genomic window includes:
- a CDS encoding ABC transporter permease: MEALRIILKQTITVAPPVLITAVGACLSELSGVTNIGLEGMMLTGAFTAAVINYFTGNPYLAILCGMLVGGLMSLIHAVISIHLKGEQIISGVAINLFAVAVTSYLIKVIFDASGSTPSASTHPSNALVIGSIYTLAILSYFLVYKTVFGLRLRAVGEHPLAADTVGISVYKYRYIGVLLSGVYAGLGGAYMTTVILSSFTSNMSAGRGFMALAAMIFGRWNPLGAILASLLFAFGQAVSDYTKTSGGSIPQEFLAMIPYLMTLIALVAFGRKSRAPKASGKPYEK; the protein is encoded by the coding sequence ATGGAAGCACTTAGAATAATTTTAAAACAAACAATTACCGTTGCCCCTCCAGTATTAATTACTGCAGTTGGAGCATGTTTATCAGAGTTATCAGGAGTTACAAATATAGGACTTGAAGGAATGATGTTAACAGGAGCTTTTACAGCAGCTGTTATAAATTATTTTACAGGTAATCCATATTTAGCAATTTTATGTGGTATGTTAGTTGGAGGATTAATGTCTTTAATACATGCTGTAATAAGTATACATTTAAAAGGTGAACAAATAATAAGTGGGGTTGCAATCAACTTATTTGCTGTTGCTGTTACTTCATACTTAATTAAAGTGATATTTGATGCATCAGGATCTACACCTTCTGCATCAACTCATCCAAGCAATGCATTAGTTATAGGTTCAATTTATACATTAGCTATACTTTCATATTTCTTAGTATATAAAACAGTATTTGGTTTAAGATTAAGAGCAGTTGGAGAACATCCATTAGCTGCAGATACTGTAGGTATAAGCGTGTATAAATATAGATATATAGGTGTATTATTATCAGGAGTATATGCAGGTCTTGGAGGAGCATATATGACTACAGTAATATTATCAAGTTTCACAAGTAATATGTCAGCTGGGCGTGGATTTATGGCCTTAGCTGCAATGATATTTGGTAGATGGAATCCATTAGGTGCTATTCTTGCAAGTTTATTATTTGCTTTTGGACAAGCAGTATCAGATTATACTAAGACAAGTGGTGGAAGTATTCCTCAAGAATTCTTAGCGATGATACCATACTTAATGACATTAATTGCATTAGTTGCATTCGGACGTAAATCTAGAGCACCTAAAGCAAGTGGAAAACCTTACGAAAAATAA
- a CDS encoding ABC transporter permease yields the protein MNKFKKTFYNILPSLLAVFIALLAGAVIMASRGVNPIEAYGAMFKTALYQSSPKFPFNGLAKTLVYATPLMFSAIAVMIAFKAGLFNIGVQGQLVAGGLGAVLAGTFITTYLDSFGILNILICLFVAALCGFLWASLAGFLKSKYNIHEVISTIMLNYIMINLQRYLINPVNGPLKDPTTNNNISEKVFEASRLPLFFYEQTKQNLNLGFILIIVIIILSYFFFEKTRIGYEIKAVGYNPTSSENAGINPKLIAFIAMGLAGAIAGLGGAERVLGGAAEYRYTDLIMGDYGFTGLAIALLGKNNPFGIFFAAIFYASLEIGGQTLQRQFNIDKEIVFIIQALIIILVAAENLFKYFLNKRKGK from the coding sequence ATGAATAAATTTAAGAAAACATTTTATAATATTTTACCGTCATTATTAGCAGTATTTATTGCATTACTTGCAGGTGCAGTGATAATGGCATCAAGAGGAGTAAATCCAATTGAAGCTTACGGAGCGATGTTTAAAACAGCATTGTATCAGTCATCACCTAAATTTCCATTTAATGGTCTTGCTAAAACACTAGTTTATGCAACTCCATTAATGTTCTCAGCTATTGCAGTTATGATAGCATTTAAAGCTGGATTATTTAATATAGGGGTTCAAGGGCAATTAGTTGCAGGAGGACTTGGAGCAGTACTAGCTGGTACATTTATAACAACTTATTTAGATAGTTTTGGTATATTAAATATATTAATTTGTTTATTTGTTGCTGCATTATGTGGATTCCTATGGGCATCACTTGCAGGGTTCTTAAAATCAAAATACAATATACATGAAGTAATTAGTACTATTATGTTAAATTATATTATGATAAACTTACAAAGATATTTAATTAACCCAGTTAATGGACCGTTAAAAGATCCAACAACTAACAATAATATATCTGAAAAAGTATTTGAGGCTTCAAGATTACCTCTATTCTTTTATGAACAAACTAAACAAAATTTAAATTTAGGATTTATACTAATAATAGTAATAATAATCTTATCATATTTCTTCTTTGAAAAAACAAGAATAGGATATGAAATAAAAGCTGTAGGATATAATCCAACTTCTTCTGAAAATGCAGGAATTAACCCTAAATTAATTGCATTTATTGCAATGGGACTTGCAGGAGCTATAGCAGGTCTTGGAGGAGCAGAAAGAGTTCTTGGAGGGGCTGCTGAATATAGATATACTGATTTAATTATGGGAGATTATGGATTTACAGGACTTGCAATTGCATTATTAGGTAAAAATAATCCTTTTGGTATATTCTTTGCTGCAATATTCTATGCATCATTAGAAATTGGAGGACAAACTTTACAAAGACAATTTAATATAGATAAAGAAATTGTATTTATAATACAAGCATTAATCATAATACTAGTTGCTGCAGAAAACTTATTTAAATATTTCTTAAATAAGAGAAAGGGGAAATAA
- a CDS encoding thymidine phosphorylase codes for MRVVDIIQNKRDGFELSTEEIKFLLDEYMQERVPEYQIASFLMATYFQGMTDRELVDFTMTMRDSGDVIEFPNLDKFLVDKHSTGGVGDKVTVVLAPLLASLGMATAKLSGKGLGHTGGTIDKFESIEGFEFSKTKEELSEIAMKTGIGLMGSSDKIVPLDKKIYALRDVTATVPSIPLIASSIMSKKLAIQNDVIILDVKVGDGAFMKTLDIARELAKRMVAIGKGTNRQVKVVLSNMDEPLGYNIGNALEIIEGIEALKGNISSDLRKVVYTIVSLALKAKGEIKELSEGEEIIDNIIKTGKPLEMFANFIKESGGNPEIVNDYTLLPTAKNILEVKSISSGIVSKIKTEEIGKAAMVIGAGRETKDSIIDHAVGIKILKKVGDKVEKDEVIAKIYYNDDSKVNTSKEMVLESYVIGNEVLETLTPILDIVE; via the coding sequence ATGAGAGTTGTTGATATTATTCAAAATAAAAGAGATGGATTTGAATTAAGTACTGAAGAAATTAAATTTCTTTTAGATGAGTACATGCAAGAAAGAGTTCCTGAATATCAAATTGCCTCATTTTTAATGGCAACATATTTTCAAGGAATGACTGATAGAGAGTTAGTTGATTTTACAATGACAATGAGAGATTCTGGTGATGTAATTGAATTTCCAAATTTAGACAAATTTTTAGTAGACAAACATAGTACTGGAGGAGTTGGAGATAAAGTTACGGTTGTATTAGCACCATTACTTGCTTCACTTGGAATGGCTACTGCAAAATTATCTGGAAAAGGATTAGGGCATACTGGAGGAACTATTGATAAATTTGAATCTATAGAAGGTTTTGAATTTTCAAAAACTAAGGAAGAATTATCAGAAATTGCAATGAAAACTGGTATAGGATTAATGGGTTCGAGTGATAAAATTGTACCACTTGATAAAAAAATATATGCATTAAGAGATGTAACAGCAACAGTTCCATCAATTCCATTAATAGCAAGTAGTATAATGAGTAAAAAACTTGCTATACAAAATGATGTTATTATTTTAGATGTTAAAGTTGGAGATGGGGCATTCATGAAGACTTTAGATATAGCTAGAGAACTTGCTAAAAGAATGGTTGCTATAGGTAAAGGTACTAACAGACAAGTAAAAGTAGTATTATCAAATATGGATGAACCATTAGGATATAATATAGGAAACGCATTAGAAATTATTGAAGGTATAGAAGCTTTAAAAGGGAATATTTCTTCTGATTTAAGAAAAGTAGTATATACAATAGTTTCATTAGCTTTAAAAGCAAAAGGGGAAATAAAAGAATTATCTGAAGGAGAAGAAATTATTGATAATATAATTAAAACAGGAAAACCTTTAGAAATGTTTGCAAACTTTATTAAAGAAAGTGGAGGAAATCCAGAAATTGTTAATGATTATACTTTACTTCCTACAGCAAAAAATATTTTAGAAGTTAAATCAATATCTTCTGGAATAGTAAGTAAAATAAAAACAGAAGAAATTGGAAAAGCAGCTATGGTAATAGGTGCTGGAAGAGAAACTAAAGACTCAATAATTGATCATGCAGTTGGTATTAAAATACTTAAAAAAGTTGGAGATAAAGTTGAAAAAGATGAAGTTATTGCAAAAATATATTATAATGATGATAGTAAAGTAAATACTTCAAAAGAAATGGTACTTGAATCTTATGTAATAGGTAATGAAGTGTTAGAAACATTAACACCAATTTTAGATATAGTTGAATAA
- a CDS encoding ABC transporter ATP-binding protein → MSNYILEMHNIRKEFFGGKIVANDDITLKIKTGEIHAIVGENGAGKSTLMKILNGLYDPTSGKIFYKGKEVTIDTPTDAAKLGIGMVYQHFMLIETLTVAENMVLGFEPVKNKVLFDLETARQKVREVSEKYGLNIDPDAKVGDLSVGIQQRIEILKILFKGAELLIFDEPSAVLTPQEVIELYGIMRNLIKEGKTIIFITHKLQEVLDLSDNITVIRRGKDVGNLKTTEATKEVIANMMVGREVLFDIKKEKAEIGKTLVKVEDVVALNDLGAEKVKGISFEIREGEILGIAGVEGNGQTELIEVLAGLRKAEKGSYSIDGVELLNSTPRNIRLSGLSHVPEDRHKRATIDEFTVNENLILGDMDKYVNKGIINFSTVQKNTKEMIEKYDIRPVDGTVIYGGLSGGNQQKVVIARELEKENKFIIASQPTRGVDIGAIEMIHNTILHERIKGKAILVVSAELTEIMTLSDRIAVMYSGKIVGLLNREDATMEKLGILMAGGKLDE, encoded by the coding sequence ATGAGTAACTATATTTTGGAAATGCATAATATAAGAAAAGAATTCTTCGGTGGTAAAATTGTCGCTAATGATGATATTACTTTAAAAATTAAAACTGGAGAAATTCATGCTATCGTCGGTGAAAATGGAGCTGGAAAATCAACGTTAATGAAAATCTTAAATGGATTATATGATCCAACATCTGGAAAAATTTTCTATAAAGGAAAAGAGGTTACAATAGATACACCAACAGATGCTGCAAAACTTGGAATTGGAATGGTATATCAACATTTCATGTTAATTGAAACATTAACTGTTGCTGAAAACATGGTTTTAGGATTTGAACCTGTTAAAAATAAAGTACTTTTTGATTTAGAAACAGCAAGACAAAAAGTAAGGGAAGTTTCTGAAAAATATGGGTTAAATATAGATCCAGATGCTAAAGTTGGAGATTTATCAGTTGGTATACAACAAAGAATAGAAATTTTAAAAATCTTATTTAAAGGTGCAGAATTATTAATCTTTGATGAACCAAGTGCCGTGCTTACTCCACAAGAAGTAATAGAGTTATATGGAATAATGCGTAACTTAATTAAAGAAGGTAAAACAATTATCTTCATTACACATAAATTGCAAGAGGTTCTTGACTTATCAGACAATATTACAGTAATTCGTCGTGGTAAAGATGTTGGAAATTTAAAAACAACAGAAGCTACTAAAGAAGTAATTGCAAATATGATGGTAGGAAGAGAAGTATTATTTGATATTAAGAAAGAAAAAGCTGAGATTGGAAAAACTTTAGTAAAAGTTGAAGATGTTGTTGCGTTAAATGATTTAGGTGCTGAAAAAGTTAAAGGAATTAGTTTTGAAATTAGAGAAGGAGAAATACTAGGAATAGCTGGGGTTGAAGGAAATGGACAAACTGAATTAATAGAAGTATTAGCTGGACTTAGAAAAGCAGAAAAAGGATCATATAGTATAGATGGAGTAGAACTTTTAAATAGTACTCCTAGAAATATTAGACTTTCAGGATTATCACATGTGCCTGAAGATAGACATAAGAGAGCAACTATAGATGAATTTACAGTAAATGAAAACCTTATCTTAGGAGATATGGATAAATATGTAAATAAAGGAATAATAAATTTCTCTACAGTTCAAAAAAATACTAAAGAAATGATAGAAAAATATGATATCAGACCAGTAGATGGTACTGTTATATATGGTGGACTTTCTGGAGGTAACCAACAAAAAGTTGTTATAGCTAGAGAGTTAGAAAAAGAAAATAAATTTATTATTGCATCTCAACCTACAAGAGGGGTAGATATAGGTGCGATAGAAATGATACACAATACTATTTTACATGAAAGAATTAAAGGTAAAGCAATACTTGTTGTATCAGCAGAATTAACAGAAATTATGACATTAAGTGATAGAATAGCAGTTATGTATTCTGGTAAAATAGTTGGTTTATTAAATAGAGAAGATGCAACTATGGAAAAACTTGGAATATTAATGGCAGGAGGTAAATTAGATGAATAA
- the uvrC gene encoding excinuclease ABC subunit UvrC, translated as MKVDLKNIPQNPGVYLMKDINDKVIYVGKAKNLKNRVSSYFNNPKSSMKTFELVKHINDIEFFLCNSELEALILENNLIKKYMPKYNILLKDNKTYPYLKITNEKIPQISVVRSRKYLEENRDAYYFGPYPFNMKEMIKLLLSAFDMQYFNIDMYNKKIVGNNLRHNNLNRDLYFENIEDENKYVENSKAMINFLKNKDLSIIDKLHTQMIEYSDNLEYEKALTIRNRIEKLNTLIKTQLIEHSLETDEDVFVLTNIGNKIFICVLNIRDGKIIGKNNIKLENKYEEDEVFETLFISYYDNKKIPKNIIIEKEYKNKIEMLEKYFSTEKNKSVKIHSPIIKSRRLSLLELGIKNLNFNVDEYMRTEKAITKGLIDLKNVLNLKKLPKLIECFDISNIQGKDAVSAMSVSVNGRADNKKYRHFKITVKDTPDDFLMMRETLTRRYSKLEIDELPDLILIDGGKGQLGVAVSVLKELGKFEYVDLISIAERNEEIFKAGESEPYIFDKNDEALKILIRTRDEVHRFAITYHRKLRSKRNIKSSLDEIRGIGPKRKKELILKFGSVKNIFEASENELLEILPLSVVKEIKNT; from the coding sequence ATGAAGGTAGATTTGAAAAATATACCACAAAATCCTGGTGTATATTTAATGAAAGATATTAATGATAAAGTAATATATGTAGGTAAGGCAAAGAACTTAAAAAATAGGGTTAGTTCTTACTTTAATAATCCAAAATCTTCAATGAAGACTTTTGAATTAGTAAAGCATATTAATGATATAGAGTTTTTTTTATGCAATAGTGAACTTGAAGCTTTAATACTTGAAAATAATTTGATAAAAAAATATATGCCTAAGTATAATATTCTTTTAAAAGATAATAAAACATATCCATATTTAAAGATAACTAATGAAAAAATTCCACAAATTTCAGTAGTTAGAAGTAGAAAGTATTTAGAAGAAAATAGAGATGCATATTATTTTGGCCCATATCCATTTAATATGAAGGAAATGATAAAATTACTATTATCTGCTTTTGATATGCAATATTTTAATATAGATATGTACAATAAAAAAATAGTTGGTAATAATTTAAGACATAATAATTTAAATAGAGATCTATATTTTGAAAATATTGAAGACGAGAATAAATATGTTGAAAATTCAAAGGCAATGATTAATTTCTTGAAAAATAAAGATTTAAGTATTATTGATAAATTACATACTCAAATGATAGAATATTCAGATAATTTAGAATATGAAAAAGCATTAACAATTAGAAATAGAATTGAAAAATTAAATACATTGATAAAGACACAATTAATTGAACATAGTTTAGAAACAGATGAAGATGTTTTTGTTTTAACTAATATAGGTAACAAAATATTTATTTGTGTTTTAAATATTAGAGATGGTAAGATTATTGGTAAAAATAATATTAAATTAGAAAATAAATATGAAGAAGATGAGGTATTTGAAACATTATTTATTTCATATTATGATAATAAGAAAATACCAAAAAATATAATAATAGAAAAAGAATATAAAAATAAAATTGAAATGTTAGAAAAATACTTTAGTACTGAAAAGAATAAAAGTGTTAAGATACATAGTCCTATAATTAAAAGCAGAAGGTTAAGTTTACTGGAATTAGGAATTAAAAATCTAAACTTTAATGTAGATGAATATATGAGAACAGAGAAAGCTATAACTAAAGGACTAATAGATTTAAAAAATGTTTTAAATCTAAAAAAACTGCCTAAACTTATTGAATGTTTTGATATTTCTAATATTCAAGGTAAGGATGCTGTTTCTGCAATGAGTGTATCAGTAAATGGAAGAGCTGACAATAAAAAATATAGACACTTTAAAATTACAGTAAAAGATACACCTGATGACTTTTTAATGATGAGAGAAACATTAACTAGAAGATACTCTAAACTAGAAATAGATGAATTACCTGATTTGATTTTAATAGATGGTGGTAAAGGGCAACTAGGAGTGGCTGTCAGTGTATTAAAAGAATTAGGAAAATTTGAATATGTAGATTTAATAAGTATAGCAGAGAGAAATGAAGAAATATTTAAGGCTGGAGAAAGTGAGCCATATATTTTTGATAAAAATGACGAAGCTTTAAAAATATTGATTAGAACAAGAGATGAAGTGCATAGATTTGCGATTACTTATCATAGAAAACTTAGATCAAAAAGAAACATTAAATCGAGCTTAGATGAAATTAGAGGTATAGGACCAAAAAGAAAAAAAGAACTTATATTGAAATTTGGTAGTGTTAAAAATATATTTGAAGCTAGTGAAAATGAGCTCTTAGAGATACTACCATTATCAGTAGTAAAAGAAATAAAAAATACATAA
- a CDS encoding BMP family lipoprotein: MKKLFGILTILLTFVFVLSCGAKTEEAPAADAPAKKVAIVYSTGGKGDKSFNDSAFRGMEKAKAELGVEFSEYEPKDPSVEAKNQLTEYAQTGEYELIIGVGFTMKESLEAVAAEYPDQKFALIDDVVEGKDNVVSLMFREQEGAFLTGALAAMMTKTNVLGFIGAVEAPVIHRFATGFIQGARHVNPDVKIVSAYVNGSNPFSDPVAAKQLTESVIAQNADIVMHAAGASGSGVFKAAQEKGVFAIGVDSNQDAEVPGSILTSMLKNVDVAVFETIKAVLEGNYQGGVKYFGIAEDGVGVTEFEFTKDIIGQENIDKLNALYGEIKEGKITVDENGPLQ; this comes from the coding sequence ATGAAAAAATTATTTGGAATTTTAACAATTTTACTTACTTTCGTTTTTGTTCTATCTTGTGGAGCTAAAACAGAAGAAGCACCAGCTGCTGATGCACCAGCTAAAAAAGTAGCTATTGTATATTCAACAGGTGGAAAAGGAGATAAATCATTCAACGATTCAGCTTTCAGAGGAATGGAAAAAGCTAAAGCAGAATTAGGTGTTGAATTCTCAGAATACGAACCAAAAGATCCTTCAGTTGAAGCTAAAAACCAATTAACTGAATATGCTCAAACTGGAGAATATGAATTAATTATCGGTGTTGGATTCACTATGAAAGAATCTTTAGAAGCAGTTGCGGCAGAATATCCTGACCAAAAATTCGCTTTAATAGATGATGTAGTTGAAGGAAAAGACAATGTTGTTTCATTAATGTTCAGAGAACAAGAAGGAGCATTCTTAACAGGAGCTTTAGCAGCTATGATGACTAAAACTAACGTATTAGGATTCATTGGAGCAGTAGAAGCACCAGTTATCCACAGATTTGCTACAGGGTTCATTCAAGGTGCTAGACACGTTAACCCTGATGTAAAAATCGTTTCAGCTTATGTAAATGGTTCAAACCCATTCAGCGACCCAGTTGCTGCTAAACAATTAACTGAAAGTGTTATCGCACAAAACGCTGATATAGTAATGCACGCTGCAGGAGCTTCTGGATCAGGAGTATTCAAAGCTGCTCAAGAAAAAGGTGTATTTGCTATAGGAGTTGACTCTAACCAAGATGCTGAAGTTCCAGGATCAATCTTAACTTCAATGTTAAAAAATGTTGACGTTGCAGTATTTGAAACTATCAAAGCAGTATTAGAAGGAAACTACCAAGGTGGAGTTAAATACTTCGGTATAGCTGAAGACGGAGTTGGAGTTACTGAATTCGAATTCACTAAAGATATAATTGGACAAGAAAACATCGATAAATTAAATGCTTTATATGGAGAAATCAAAGAAGGTAAAATTACAGTTGATGAAAACGGTCCTTTACAATAA
- the nth gene encoding endonuclease III has protein sequence MTKKERVREVLNVLRNKFKEPKIALDYSNEYQLMVAVILSAQCTDKRVNIVTKEFFKVLKTPEDMEKLSLEEVEEYIKSTGFYKNKALNLKANAKMLMEKYNGVLPRTMEELTELPGVGRKTANVLLGDLWGIRGGIVVDTHVRRLSNLIGFVDNDNVEIIERELMKIVPKKSWYEYSHFLILHGRDKCIARRPKCQECEIRDLCKYNEKNRKKV, from the coding sequence ATGACTAAAAAAGAGAGAGTAAGAGAAGTACTAAACGTATTAAGAAATAAATTTAAAGAACCCAAGATAGCGTTAGACTATTCTAATGAATATCAATTAATGGTTGCAGTGATTTTATCTGCACAATGTACAGATAAGAGAGTGAATATAGTTACTAAAGAATTTTTTAAAGTATTAAAAACTCCAGAGGATATGGAAAAATTATCATTAGAGGAAGTTGAAGAATATATAAAATCTACAGGATTCTATAAAAATAAGGCATTAAACTTAAAAGCTAATGCAAAAATGTTAATGGAAAAATACAATGGGGTATTACCAAGAACAATGGAAGAATTAACAGAACTTCCAGGAGTTGGGAGAAAAACTGCTAATGTCTTATTAGGTGATTTATGGGGCATTAGAGGAGGAATAGTAGTAGATACCCATGTAAGAAGATTATCAAATCTAATTGGATTTGTAGATAATGATAATGTAGAGATTATTGAAAGAGAATTAATGAAGATAGTTCCTAAAAAATCATGGTATGAGTATTCACATTTTTTAATTTTACATGGTAGAGATAAATGCATTGCAAGACGTCCTAAATGTCAGGAATGTGAAATAAGAGATTTATGCAAATATAATGAAAAAAATAGAAAAAAGGTATAG
- a CDS encoding D-alanyl-D-alanine carboxypeptidase family protein, with protein MKKIIIFIMCVFTFNVYGIEEEKKERIPIVYTALTDGTEVVNVNSDILFPIASLTKVMNVLVAKDEIAKGNFNLKDKVMFDRYTAFVNGGAISVWPGDDSYSLEDLLKIQMIFSSNNAAYATAKHIGKGDINKFIQMMNEKAREIGLNNTYFSSPAGLPPRLNKGFGMDMSTAKDLFILTKYVVENTDILDYSGRKSISFPNSKDPARVYHNRNHMLGDFGVVGMKTGFHEESGFNIILVSKMGDSTVVSISLNSETEKQRYRLHKAILTKLSEKLEKVVDKENTYYLFDIKGYKEKTIEGYIKDDVLLINLGQDFVHNIKLNEISNNINVDDEIGVLEIMLDGEVITSRPIFAKNANRKLNWFEKILRVITFGAY; from the coding sequence ATGAAAAAAATAATAATATTTATAATGTGTGTATTTACTTTTAATGTTTATGGTATAGAAGAAGAAAAAAAGGAAAGGATTCCTATAGTTTATACTGCATTAACAGATGGTACTGAAGTAGTAAATGTTAATTCTGATATTTTATTCCCTATTGCTTCATTAACTAAAGTTATGAATGTATTGGTTGCTAAAGATGAAATTGCAAAAGGTAATTTTAATTTAAAAGATAAAGTAATGTTTGATAGATATACTGCCTTTGTTAATGGAGGGGCTATTTCTGTATGGCCTGGAGATGACAGTTATTCACTTGAAGATCTATTAAAGATACAAATGATATTTTCTTCAAATAATGCTGCTTATGCAACTGCAAAACATATTGGTAAGGGAGATATAAATAAATTTATTCAAATGATGAATGAAAAAGCAAGAGAGATTGGATTAAATAATACATATTTTTCTTCTCCAGCAGGTTTACCGCCAAGATTAAATAAAGGTTTTGGAATGGATATGTCAACAGCAAAAGATTTATTTATTTTAACAAAATATGTTGTTGAAAACACAGACATTTTAGATTATAGTGGAAGAAAGAGTATAAGTTTCCCTAACAGTAAAGATCCTGCAAGAGTTTATCATAATAGAAACCATATGTTAGGAGATTTTGGTGTAGTTGGTATGAAAACAGGTTTTCACGAAGAATCAGGGTTTAATATCATTCTAGTATCAAAAATGGGAGATTCTACAGTAGTTTCAATTTCATTAAATTCTGAAACAGAAAAACAAAGATATAGACTACATAAGGCGATTCTTACAAAGTTAAGCGAGAAATTAGAAAAAGTAGTAGATAAAGAAAATACATATTATTTATTTGATATTAAAGGATATAAAGAGAAAACAATTGAGGGATATATAAAAGATGATGTGTTGCTAATTAACTTAGGTCAAGATTTTGTTCATAATATTAAACTAAATGAAATTAGTAATAATATAAATGTAGATGATGAAATAGGAGTATTAGAAATAATGCTTGATGGGGAAGTTATAACAAGTAGACCAATATTTGCTAAAAATGCTAATAGAAAACTAAATTGGTTTGAAAAAATACTTAGAGTTATTACTTTTGGAGCATATTAA
- the rapZ gene encoding RNase adapter RapZ, which yields MDKNILILGLSGSGKTTALKFLEDNGYNVSLNYPINHLLEVKENTKTAIGIYVKNKDELSILKEVIKTDKFNVVFLEASNEELIQRYELLRKTHPFLKDDNLNNSINAEREFLSSLKLLDINNIDTTRLTPKMLCDILENTYILKKRVLISSFGYRHGLPQDSNYVFDVRFLDNPYYLEKLRDKTGDDKEVYDYVMSFEESKKMYENIYNFFEFVLPIYFKNTKNNIHIAIGCTGGRHRSVTLVNKLYEDLKDKYEVYKLHREIK from the coding sequence ATGGATAAAAATATATTAATACTTGGACTAAGTGGATCAGGGAAAACAACAGCTTTAAAATTTTTAGAAGATAATGGATATAATGTAAGTTTAAATTATCCAATAAATCATTTATTAGAAGTTAAAGAAAATACTAAAACTGCAATAGGAATTTATGTTAAAAATAAAGATGAATTATCTATTTTAAAAGAGGTAATTAAGACAGATAAGTTTAATGTAGTATTTTTAGAGGCAAGTAATGAAGAATTAATTCAAAGATATGAATTACTTAGAAAAACTCATCCATTTTTGAAAGATGATAATTTGAATAATTCAATTAATGCAGAAAGAGAGTTTTTATCAAGTCTAAAATTACTTGATATAAACAATATTGATACGACTAGATTAACACCAAAAATGTTATGTGATATTTTAGAAAATACATATATTTTGAAAAAAAGGGTGTTAATTTCTTCGTTTGGATATAGACATGGATTACCACAAGATTCGAATTATGTTTTTGATGTGAGGTTTTTAGATAATCCATATTATTTAGAAAAGTTAAGAGATAAAACAGGTGACGATAAAGAAGTATATGATTATGTAATGTCTTTTGAAGAGAGCAAAAAAATGTATGAAAATATATATAATTTTTTTGAGTTTGTATTACCTATTTACTTTAAAAATACAAAAAATAATATACATATTGCTATTGGATGTACTGGAGGTAGACATAGATCTGTTACTCTAGTTAACAAGTTATATGAAGATTTAAAAGATAAATATGAAGTATATAAATTACATAGGGAGATAAAATGA
- a CDS encoding BMP family ABC transporter substrate-binding protein — MNGADSFNDPVAAKQLIETLIAKGADVVMHVVGASGFGVFKAVEEKQVFGIGVDSNQDAEVPGHILTSMIKRVDTGVYESIKAVLNNEFKGGVKL, encoded by the coding sequence ATTAATGGTGCAGATTCATTTAATGATCCTGTTGCAGCTAAACAATTAATAGAAACATTAATTGCAAAAGGCGCAGATGTAGTAATGCATGTTGTAGGAGCGTCAGGTTTTGGAGTATTTAAAGCAGTTGAAGAAAAACAAGTTTTCGGTATAGGTGTAGATTCTAATCAAGATGCTGAAGTACCTGGTCATATTTTAACTTCAATGATTAAAAGAGTTGATACTGGGGTATATGAAAGTATAAAAGCGGTTTTAAATAACGAATTTAAAGGTGGAGTAAAACTTTAG